In Crinalium epipsammum PCC 9333, the genomic window AGGTAAGCTATGGATTGCTGTAATTGATACAGGTTCGGGGATTGCAGCAAATGACTTGGTTCATGTTTTTGATCGTTTTTGGCGGGCAGAGCGATCGCCCTCTCGTAATTCTAGAGGTACTGGTATTGGTTTAGCGATCGCCCGCCGCTTGGTTGAACTGCAAGGCGGTAAGATTCAGGTAGAAAGTCAGTTAGGATTGGGTACTACTTTTAAGTTTTTCCTATCTTTAGCTTAAATTGTCTCTACATCAAATAAATGGAAAAAATTGGTTGATTTGCATAAAAATATGGGCGCATACGCGCCCATATTTGTTGAAAGAATACCGTAAAATTATGATGCTTGAGCAGGCAATGCTCCTGTGCGTACATTCATACTGAGATCGCGTCCATTACGACGCAACGCTAACTGAAGATTACTGCCCAAGTTGCTATTTTCTACTACTTGTTGGAGACTTGCAGCATCTGTTACTGATTTACCATTGATTTGTTTGATCACGTCACCAGGGCGTAACCCAGCCTTAGCTGCGGGTGAATTTGGCATAACTCTAACGACGAGAATACCCCTATCCTGATCTACATTTAGTCCAGAGTTAGCATTGCTGTTGATGCTTTGTTTTAGCTCTGGTGTCAAATTCACCATCTGGATTCCCAGATAAGCGTGTTCTACCTTGCCTGTTGTCGCCAATTGAGTAGCAATACGTTGAGCAGTATTAATCGGAATCGCAAATCCTATTCCCTGCGCTCCTTGGATAATAGCTGTATTCATGCCAATTACTTGACCAGAAGCATTGAGCAGTGGACCACCAGAGTTACCAGGATTAATTGCAGCATCGGTTTGAATAAAGCTAACTCGCTTATCGGGAACACCGACTTGGCTGCTGGTACGACCTGTCGCGCTAATAATCCCCGTAGTGACAGTATTATCTAAACCTAGAGGATTACCAATAGCGATCGCCCATTCTCCAGGTTTCAGTTGCTCAGAATTACCTAATCTAACTGCTGGTAAATTGCTACCGTTGATTTTAATCACAGCAACATCCGTCACTGGATCTACACCCAACACTTTGCCTTCCATAGTACGACCATCTTTGAGCGTTACAGAGACGGTATCCGCACCAGCAACCACATGGGCATTTGTCAGAATTTGACCATTAGAACTGATAATAAAGCCAGAGCCAGTACCTCTTTCAACTCTTGAATCCGGTTCCGTAGGTACTCTAGAACCAAAGAATCGACGGAAAAAGGGATCATTAAACGCCTCTGGCAGTTGACTGGTTACAGTTCTAGAAGCATTAATCCGCACGACAGCAGGTCCTACTCTGTCTACAACATCTGTTACAAAGTTACCTTGTGTTCTATTTGGTTGTGGGATAGGAGCAGTTTGAGCCACTGCCGCAGGAGTTATATAAGACTTAGATGCTTCTAATGCTTGCTGATTATTTGATGCCAAATAACTGCCTGTCAAAGAAGCACCAGCACCCAGTAATATTAGGGAGAGATATGTTGCCCCCTTTCTCCAAGCAGTAGATGCTGCTTTATGGGATGGCAAGTCTGAAGCGTTTGAAGAAATAGGATTAATTGGTTCTGAATTACGATTTAAATCACGTTGTTGATTTGGCATTTAAAAAACCTACACAATAAATGAGTTGACGACAATACTATGTTAGAAAACAGCTACCGTTAGTTAGGATGCTGCTAGATTTATCAATGGTTTCGACTGACTAATTGAATTTCTACAAAAATTAGTTACTACAACTTATGAATACTCACACTTTACTAATGTAGACCGGATTTATGACGTTTTCGTGACAGCTTTGTTGCCTGAGCATGACATTTATATCAATAGGTATATTTATATAGTTAGATCTATCAATAAGATTACTAAATAATTTACATCTTAATAACAAGAATAACCTCAACCCAAGTAAGGAGTCCTCTGGCATTTTGCTGTTAAAACGGAAAAAGCCCAAGGAAGAGGGACATAGTTAATAATTAAAAGTTACCTAAATCCGCCTACGAGTGAGTGAGTTATTCAAATAATTTGTTTAAGCGGCAGAAAATATTATCCCAACTCATTTTATTTTTAAATTAAATTTAGGTCGTGCTTGCTTTGTTTTTTTGAGGTGTTCCTCTAAACTACTCCAATCTGCTTGCTCAATCTTGAGAATCAACTGATCAAGAGTTTGGCGATATTGGTGTAGCGATCGCACTAAAGCCTCTTGATTGTAACGCGCCATCATTAAACCCAATTCGGGATTACCGCCCCCAACACGGCTGGTATCCCGAAACCCCGAACTAGCAAGCTTTTGTGCTAACTCTAATACATTCGGATCGCTTTCTCCCATACACGCTGCAATTAAACTACCACTTACCATCACTGGTAAATGTGAAATCCAAGCAACAGCGCGGTCATGATCTTCTGGACGACAATAAGAAATTTTTACACCCAGCGAATTTACTATTTCTTCTACAGTCTTAACAGCCTTTAGTGGAGTTGTTTCCACTGGCGTTAATACATAAGGTTTTCCAGCAAATAGCTGTGCTTGGGCAACTTCCAAACCACTTTCCGATTTACCCGCCATCGGATGTCCACCTACGAAGTTTTGCCATAACGGTGCAATTGCTTCAACTACAGGCGCTTTAACAGAACCAGCATCGGTGATAATTGTCTCTGGGGTAAGATAAGGGATTAGTTGCTCTACTGTGGGTGCGATCGCCGCAATTGGAGTACAAATAAAAACTACATCCGTCCCCGCCAGAATATTTAAATCAACACTCGCATCATCCACCACACCAAGCGGAATTGCCTGTTGACAAGTTTCCTCTCTCCGACTGACTCCTAAAACTTTGTGTCCTTGCGCCCTTAAATCCAAACCCAACGAACCGCCAATTAACCCTAAACCTACAATTCCGATATTCATCACTATACAAAATACGAAAAATCCTATGCGGGAAAACCCACATAGGCAAGTTTAACTCAACAAACGTAGAGACAGAAACGTTGCATACAACGTCTCTGCCTCTACAACGGTTCTAGATAATGCACCTTGAATTTCTGAAGATGTTTATTAAGAAGCTTGGGAGTTGCCACCCAGAATTCCGGATTTGAAATTTTTAACTTCTTCGGACAACTCTTGACGAGTAGAAGCTTGGAGTAAGTAACGATAAACAAACCAACCAGTGTAGCCAATTCCCACTAATTCAAACGTTGGAGCTAGTAGGGGAATATCATTAATTGCAGCTAGAATAGCTAAGGTCAGTTTTAAAGACACAATGCCTGCAAACAATAAGCCCAAGCTAATGATAGCCCGCTTGTTGTCATCGAAAAATTGACCAAGATACTCTGGAAGTTCTGACAAAATTTGGGAAACTTGTTTTCCCCATTCGCGCCATTCATCAGTGCTTTGGTCAGCAGTAGATACTGGTGTAAGAGCGCCAGAAACAGGAGTCACGTCTATCTTAGTAATCGGCTCTGGGGAAGTGGTTTCGGGAGATTGATACTGTTGTTCTGTAGTATTCATTTTCTTTTCAGTTTGTTAGTGGGATATACTCTCGTTTACACGAGATGGATAAGTACAATTGCGGTGTCAATCACTCTTGCCCATCTTATCAAAGGCTTTCGTAAAGTTGATTAACACTAACAAATTTATGTTATGAATCTGTGATAACGTGGATCACCCGTGATAGCATCCTCCAAAAGCAAGAGTGAATTTAGAGCATCCTACGGGAAAATCCCCTTAATTAAGATTTTTTAGCGATTTTTACGAATAATTGCGGTTCTAACTACTGTTCTTCGTACTCCATCGCCTTTGTATAGTCTCCAACCGCATAACAAGCTACTTTAAGAGAACTCAGTGCTTGCTGTTCTACCCGCCGATCCTGCATCACTCGTGCCAAAGCAATGCGTTGTTCATAATATTCAATCGCTTTAATATAATCATTTAAGGCTTCGTATGCTACCGCTAAATTCCCTAGTGATTGTTCTTCTGCTCTGTGATCACCCTGAGATTGAGCGATCGCCAATCGTTGCTCACTGTACTCAATTGCTTTAGCATAGTCACCGACAGCATGGCAAGCACTAGCCAAATTCCTCAGAATTTGTCCCTCAACGCGATAGTCACCAGTTTGTTTGGCGATCGCTAATCGCTGCTGATAATAATCAATCGCCTTAGCATAATCTCCCTGAGCATAGAACGCATTGCCCAGATTTTTCAGAATTTGTCCTTCTGTAGAAAGATCGCCTAATTCATGCACAACAGCTAAACTCTGCTGTTGATACTCAATTGCCTTAAGATAATCCCCTAAAGCCTTATAAGCTAATCCCAAATTGTTTAGTGCTGCTACTTGAGTTTTGCGATCGTCTAGTTCCTGCCCCAAACGCAAGCTTTTTTCTTCATACTCAATAGCTTGCTCGTAATCACCCAAATGGCGGTAAGCATTGCCCAAATTTCCTAGCGCCTGCCCCTGCAACCGTTTGTCTTCAATTTCTTGTGCAATCTCTAAACTTAGCTGTGAATACTCAATAGCTTGATTAAAATCTCCTAGCGCATAAAAACTTAATCCGATGCGACCAAGAGTTTTCCCCTCTCCTCGTCGATCAAATTGTTCTTTGTAGGCAGATAGTGCTTGTTGGAAAAACTCCAGTGCCGTTTTAAATTCCTGATTTTGGTACTGTTCAATACCTTGATCTAACAGTTGATCTGCTTCCCCATCGTTATCCTGTGGGCTTTTAGGTATTGCTTGATCTTGGGTGCGATGATTTGGCGCTGGAACCACAGTCGGGAACTCCTCCCCAGGCAGATGATTGTTGCTCACTTTTCCCGTGTAATAGCAGCAATTTATAGCTATGGCTATTCCAATAAAGTGAGCTATATGCCTTCTAATTGTAGAAGGGGATTTCTCCTAATTGTACATATTCCACACAATATTATCTGAGTGCTGGTTGCCATCAATAAAAGTCAAAGATCAGGCATCACAAGCGATCGTAAATATCATTATAATTCTTTCGCAGGTTCAACCTGGGAACAAATTAATGGAAGCTCCGCCTCTTAGGTTGCCTATCGCCGGAAAGAAATTGACCTAGTTATGACATTTTTGTTACAAAGGTTAAAACAAATCTTTTGACCCAAACATAGACATAGCAGGCAAAAAATTGTAGGGGCAGGTTCGCAAAAACCTAAGTATCCTACAAAAATATCAATTAAACCCGCCCTACTGCGATCAATCGCGCCTGCTAACTGCCAATTGCTAACTACTAAAAACTCTTAAACAGAAAGCAAAACTTGCTCACTAGATTGAGCAGTTACAGAATTGAGTGTAGACTTACCACACAAAACTTCGCAAGAATTATTCGGACTTTCGATTAACTTAACCTTATATAATTCTGCACCTAATTCACGGACTGGCTGCTCTAAAAGTTGACCAATATGAATAGCAATATTTTCAGCCGTAGGAACTACCTCTGCAAAATAGGGGATATCCTTATTGAGAAAAGTATGATCAAAAGGTTCGACTACATGATCTTCTACCACCTTTTGCAAAGCTACTAAATCCACAATCATTCCAGTGCGCGAGTCAACCTCACCTTTAACAGTTACTTCCAAATGGTAATTATGTCCATGACCATTAGGACGAGCGCATTTACCGTAAATTTGGCAATTTTCTTCGTAACTAAGAGTAGGCAGCGCCAATCTATGAGCCGCGCTAAAATGAGTACCTATGCTGAGATATGCTTCCATGTCATTTCCTAAATAGTCAGCCCAAAGTTCGGGGTGTTCAAATAGTTGAATCTTTACTAGCGGCAAATGCGGTGCTAGCCGTTGCCAAATTACTTTAGCGATGTTTTCTGTAGTAGGTAAAGTTTCTTGAAATTCTGACCAAACTTCATTCAAAAAAGAATAGTCAAGCTGGCTAGTTACTTCTCGTTTAATTACCTGTTTAACATCAGATAAATTTTGCACCATTCCATACTCATCAATCTCACCTTCCAGTGAAATATACAGCACGTAGTTATGTCCATGTCCGTGCGTTTGTGTACAAAGCCCAAATCGCTGAATATTGTCGGCTTCACTTAGCTCTGGCAACCAGTAGCGATGGCTGGCTGAGAACTGAGCGCGACGATTAATAGTGCATCTCATAAAAATTTACATAATTTAACATATTATTAATAATAAACTAATTTTCGGGCTAATTTCTATATTCATTGGGATGAAAAATTAAGTTAAAAGCAAAATACGCATAAACGTTTATTAGGAATAGACCATCCACACCTAAGCAACAGTTTTCATAGCGTGTTGAGCTTCTCGGCGCAGACCAGCAGCAATTCTAAACAATTCTTGCCCTGTGTGCAGGTAGTGGTCGTCGTAATTGAGAGTAAAAAAATTTAGTTCTTCAATTCCATCACCTAACTGGTTGAGACAATAGTAAAGGTGAGCAGCAACACCAGCCATTGTAGCGGGATTGGGAAAAGAACGGAAAGCTACTTGAGCTTGGTTGAGGTAAAGACGACAATCTGTTAAATAATCTTGAAATTCTGCCATTAATTCATCATCAAATGGATCAGCAGATAAAGCATCCAACTGTTCCCTTAGAGGAGTAAGAATACTGTATACCCAACGGTTAACTGGTAGATAAACTTGCTTAATCCAAAGCTGTAAATGCTCATCAGCCTCTTGTCCTCTTTGCCGATGGTGGCGATAGTTGTTTTCAACGTTAGCTGTTCGCTGTTGCCGTTTTCCCTGGAAAGTCTGGTTTAATTGTTGGTCGTAAGACCTACGACGCTGCGAGTCGCCCAAAACTTCATAAGCAACGTTAATTCTAACTATTTGCTCATGGTCGGCTGTTTCACTTTTGCTGTCTGGATGAAACAGCTTGACCAAACGCCGATAGGATTGTTTAATTTCCTCCGGCGTGGCTGTAGTGCTGACTTCTAGTGTTTCGTAGTGATTGGAAGCTTTCATTCCAATATGATAACTATCCCAAAACTGCTACTCGTTGTTCTGCGTCTTGGAAAAGTGGAGTACTGAGATAACGTTCTCCAAAGCTAGGCTGAATCATCACAATTAAGCGACCTTCATTTTCAGGACGTTTAGCTACTTGAATAGCTGCGTACAGGGCAGCACCAGAAGAAATACCAGAAAGTATACCTTCTTCACGAGCAAGCCGCCGTCCGTAAGCTATAGAGTCTTCATCAGTAACGCTAATCACTTCGTCAATTAAATTGACTTTCAGGACTTGGGGAATAAAACCAGCACCAATACCCTGAATTTTGTGTGCGCCTGGACTACCGCCGGATAGTACAGGGCTATTTGCAGGTTCAACAGCAATCACCTTAAAATCAGGTTTACGTGGCTTAATTACTTCTGCCACACCAGTAATCGTACCGCCAGTACCCACTCCGGCGACGAGAAAATCTACTTGACCTTCAGTATCTTCCCAAATTTCCTCTGCTGTTGTCTCCCGATGAACTTGGGGGTTAGCAGGGTTGCGAAATTGCTGCAACATATAAGCATGAGGAGTCTTATCAACAATCTCCTGAGCCTTACGAATACAGCCACTCATTCCTTCAATGCCTGGAGTTAGTTCGAGTTCTGCACCATAAGCTCGTAACATCGCCCGACGTTCCATGCTCATAGTTTCTGGCATAGTTAAAATTAGTCGGTAACCCTTCGCCGCCGCCGTCATTGCCAACGCAATGCCAGTGTTTCCAGAGGTGGGTTCCACTAGCACAGTTTTTCCAGGGGTAATTAACCCTTCTTGTTCTGCCGCATTAATCATGCTCACACCGATGCGGTCTTTAACAGAGGATGCTGGGTTCATTCCCTCTAATTTCACCACAATCCGTGCTAAACAGCCTTCAGATTGGGGGATGCGGTTTAACTGAACTAAAGGCGTGCGACCGACGAGTTCTGTAATATTTTGGGCAATTCGCATAATTTTCAGTAATTATTAGTTGTTGTCGATTCAGATGTAATACATTATGTCTAGTTGTCGCCTTGCATCTCGCTTTTCACACAAATCTTGCAAAGTATAACTGTGTAAGACTTGATAAGCAGTTTCATTTACTTCTTTCCAAATTTCATCAATTACTGCACTTTCTACACTTTTATGAATAGTTTCTTTAGTAGAAGGTTGGGCATCTGAGCCTTCTAAGCAGTTGACTAAATCTAGAAGTGTAATCTTCCAAGGTTCCCGCCCTAGCAGATAACCTCCCTTTGCTCCTCGTTGACTTTTGACTAAACCGCCCCGTCTTAAAGTTGCTAGCAGTTGTTCTAAATAGCGATCGGGGATATGTTGTTGAGCCGCAATCTGCCTAATTTGCAGTGGCTCTGCTGCGTTATACTGACGAGCTAATTCTAACAGGGCAAGCAGCGCGTATTCTGTCTTACAAGAAAGTTCCACAGGAAATACTAATCACCAGATCTTCTTTAGTATACTCCGGTTCTCCATCGGTGTTTGTATGTTTAGTCAAACATAATAAAAACAGTCCCAATCATTGGGACTGTTTTCACCGCAAACTATTTAGTTAACTTGACTCAACTAGCCTATGAAGCTTTCTAACTAGAAAGTCATAGTTGTTCTGAGAGTGCCGATAACCATGTCTGGATTGAGATCGCTTTGACCAGGGTTGGTTAAGTAAATTACACCTGGAGTAATCGAAATGTTATCAGTTAGTTGGTATTTGTAAAAACCTTCAATGTGATAACCTGTTTTGTTAAAAGGCGCAAGATTTTGCGCGACACCATCAATACTTAAGCCTCTTAAATTCGGTTCTACACCTGCAAAGATGCCTAAAACGTTTCCTTCTTTACCAAAGTTTGGTAGAGCTATACCAGCACCGTAGTACCAAATATCGCCATCAGTAACACTGTTGTCGTTAAAATTATTGACTCGAGCATCTGTTTTGCCAACAAACCCACTGATTGACAAATTATTACTTGGTCTCAATGCAGCAGATAGTCCGTAAGAGTTGCTGATCAATTGACCGTTACCATCAAAACCGGGATTGAAGGCATTAGTACCTACCACAGGACTAAACGCTCTTTCTAGACCTCTTTGACCGGCGGTTCCACCCATGTTAAATAAAACAGGAGTTTGTTGTTGGTAACCACGAACGTAGGTTAAAGCCAAGGCAGCACGGTCACCGACGTTAAAGTTCAACTGCCCTAAAGCGGCATAGTCACCTTTGAGGAAACCATTGAAATTAGTGTCGTTACCATTGCTTGCCAGATAACCAACAGTTAGCCCAGTTGGTCTTAACAGACCACCTCTACCACTACCAAGACCGAGAGTAACTGCACCACCAGCACCACCACCAATCCGATAGATGGGGTTGTGTTGAGCAAATGTAGAAAGCGCACCATTACCACCGTCGTAATCTTCAAAGTAGGGGTTGTTGGTAGCAGCGTAGTCGCTATGTGTACCCCCTTGAGCGGTAAGATAAACTTTGGAAGCGCCTAATGGGAAGTAATAGCCTAACCAATCTAACTTGATGTTGTTGTTACCGCCGGGGGAAATATTAAAGGTTTGCTGACCTTCAAATGATTGAGCGTTTCCTTCGGGATCTCTAGTAATAAAGTTAAACGGTTCAAGGTTGCCAGCCGCTAGGCGGGTGTGCAATGTATCACGACCTGTGAAGCTTGTGCGTAGATCTAAACGTACACGATTGCCGAAAACAGTTTCATTAGCATAATCGTCAAAAGTGTCGGTCAGCGCCAGAATAGCTTCACCAGCTAGCTTGGTTGTAGTAGAAAACTGCCGCTGTTCTAAGAAAGCAGTACGACCTTCTAGGTTATCTACTCGTGTACCGATAGTTGCTAGTTCTGTCCGAAACTCTTCAGTCAGCCGTTGCAGTGCTTGTAAATCGGCTGGGGAAACACCACTACCACCTGGTGGCCTTCCGGCAATTAAAGCTTCAATTTGTCTTAAGCAGGCGTTCAAACCAGCAGCAAATTCATAACGTGACAGCGCTCGATTACCACGATATGTGCCATCAGGATACCCTTGCAAACACCCGTAAGTTTGTACAACTCTGGATAGAGCTTCATAAGCCCAGTCGGAAGGTTGTACATCTCGAAACTGGGAAACGTTGGTAACTTGCCCAGCATCAGGGGCAGCACTACCTTCTTTGCCGTAGCGCTCAATTTGATTTAATAAATTAGTGTCAGTAGAACTAGCTTCTGTACCATTAGTTGGGGCTGCTTGGGCTACCGAGGTTTCTAAATTAATTTTGCTAGGTACTTCAGTTGTTGCTACTGAAGTAGGTTCGCTAATTTTAAGAGCAACTTGTTGAGTTTTATTTGAGCTAGCAACAGTTGGCTCCTGAAGTGCTATTGCACTTGTTGATACTGTTGTTTGCTTGGTTGTAGCAACTTCAGCATTAACCGCCACTGTTTGGTTTTGGTTAATTTCTTTAACTGCTTGAGTTTCAGCCGCTACAGCACCACGAGATACCATCAGCGCTGCACTTAAAATCGCTGGGCTGATTAACAGGGATTTCCATAGAATTTTAGACATCTTTCCTATTCTCCTCACACCTAAATTTAGAAAGAAATGACATCTGGCATTGTCAGTTTTGAACTTTCAATCCCCTAAATGGGATTTATGGCTCACTTCGAGAATATATCTTAACATATGAGTTACTTCACTAGGAAAGATATAATTCTCATAAATAATTTTCGCCGCGTACATTTACAGTAAAAACGTCCTCATGCACTAAGTGCTGAGTGGGAATGATCCTTTAGAGTTCCATTGCTGTATAGCATTTAGAGACATTCAGATCATTCAGCATAGTAAAATACTTTTCCGGTGAAAATTTAAAAGTTTATTTAAACCTTCCTTGAACTCATTAGTGGATTGCGTATACACGCCTTACCTAACTTATAACAGATGTTACAACTTTTTTACCACAGGTTGTCCTCATCCTTTAAGCATAAATTCACTACAGCTTTCGGAAATCTTTCTGCACATCTTTGAGCATTCCCAGCTAGTTGCCGTGCTATCTATGCTGATTGTGAGCGATCGCTAATCAGTTTAGGGCTTAGACATTTTTTGACCCAGCGAATATTTATGCTTTGGGAGTTGGTGAAGAGTGAACCCCCAAAAAGCTATCCGCCCCCAGTTCACAGAATCCCGTAAATTAGACTCTATGAAACTGAGGGCGGTGTAGTGGGTCTTGCGATTGGAACCACGCTGCCGGGAAAACTCCGAGCCAGCTTCACAGTATTAACTACTAACCTATAAATAGGTTAAAGCCAACTGCTAGAGAATAGCCCCGGCGCACAGCCGGCTAACTCCAATCGTGAGACCCGTGCGTATACTACTATCTTGCATGGGCATCACCTCCTTGTTGCCTAAGCGGTCTTTTTCCTATGGAAGATGTGAGTTTTTTCACATATACCCACAATAGCACAAAAAAAAAATAATGGATGCCTATTATGAGCAGGGCAAACACATCAGAAAAAGAAAAAGCTCAATGTCACATTTTTTCGTAGATGCCCGCTAAATACAGAAGAACTACGATTATTGGGATTATGATTAATTTTCCGCAAAACTCCTGCCAGAGCGTGTAGTTAAAGGCTAGGCTATTGGTTCTTCTAGGCATATCACTTGGATTTCCAGCATTTATGGCAAAGGAACTGGCAATTCGTACTTGTGGGCTGATTAAGCAATTTGACCGCCAAGTGGTAGTCAATGATGTTGATTTAGAGGTGGAAACTGGAGAAGTATACGGACTGATTGGTCCAAATGGTGCAGGCAAAACAACTTTGATTCGGATGTTAGCCGCAGCAGAAGAGCCAACTACAGGTGAAATCTATATTAATGGCGATCGCCTTTCAAGCGACCAAAGCAACTCTACTTTAAAGCGACGCATCGGTTATTTACCTGATGATTTTCCTCTGTATGACGATTTAACAGTTTGGGACTACCTGGATTATTTTGCACGGCTTTATCATTTGCGATCGCCACGACGTACACAACGCCTGCGTGAAGTGTTAGAAATGGTGCAACTTACCAGTAAGCGCAATAGCATGATTGCTAACCTTTCGCGGGGGATGAAGCAACGCTTGGGTTTAGCACGGACAATTATTCATGAGCCAATTTTGCTGTTGCTAGATGAACCAGTTTCAGGATTAGATCCCATTGCACGAATGCAGTTCCGCGAAATCATCAAAGTATTGCAAGAAGCTGGGATGACAATTCTTATTTCTTCTCATGTACTGAGTGACTTAGCTGAACTTTGTACCTCAGTGGGAATTATGGAATTAGGTTATTTAGTGGAAAGTGCTAGTTTAAAAGAACTTTACCAACGTTTCAGTCGCCAACAAATATACTTGTCTACATTGAGTGATATTGATTTGCTCAAAGCAGAGCTAAAAAAACATTCTTTAGTAGCAAAGTGGGAAGTAATATCGCCACAACGGGTGCAGATTGATTTTACTGGCGATGGGCAAGATAGTGCAGAGTTTTTGCGATCGCTTGTTGCTGCTGGTATTCCTTTAACGGAATTCCACCGCACTCAAGAAGATTTAGAAACGATTTTTCTGAAGCTAGGTCATCAACAAGCTTCTTAAATTGTTTGATTTAGAAAGTTTTAATTAAGGACAGGTTCTATGAATTTATCTTTGCTAGATAGAATTGGTGACTGGAATCCACAGCTATTTAGAGAAATTAAAGGGAGACTTAGACCCCGCAATTTAACTATTGCAGTAGCAGTTTCTTTAGTAGGTCAACTGTTACTAATGATGGCTCTGGCTAGTGAGCTTCCTTTTGATATTACCGTAGACGAACTTCTGAATCGCTATTGCACTGGCTCGCGTGAGCCTTATAGTAGTAGTCCACAATGCCTGTTCGATGCCGTCGGTAGTTTTGTGATTAACTGGCAGTTATGGTCTTTAGATGCCTTCATCTGGCTAAGTGTAATTGGCATCTTTGTTTTGTTGGTGGCTGGAAGTTATCTGTTAATCAGCGACTTGTCACGGGAACAACAGCGTGGCACGCTTAATT contains:
- a CDS encoding ABC transporter ATP-binding protein encodes the protein MAKELAIRTCGLIKQFDRQVVVNDVDLEVETGEVYGLIGPNGAGKTTLIRMLAAAEEPTTGEIYINGDRLSSDQSNSTLKRRIGYLPDDFPLYDDLTVWDYLDYFARLYHLRSPRRTQRLREVLEMVQLTSKRNSMIANLSRGMKQRLGLARTIIHEPILLLLDEPVSGLDPIARMQFREIIKVLQEAGMTILISSHVLSDLAELCTSVGIMELGYLVESASLKELYQRFSRQQIYLSTLSDIDLLKAELKKHSLVAKWEVISPQRVQIDFTGDGQDSAEFLRSLVAAGIPLTEFHRTQEDLETIFLKLGHQQAS
- a CDS encoding iron uptake porin, with translation MSKILWKSLLISPAILSAALMVSRGAVAAETQAVKEINQNQTVAVNAEVATTKQTTVSTSAIALQEPTVASSNKTQQVALKISEPTSVATTEVPSKINLETSVAQAAPTNGTEASSTDTNLLNQIERYGKEGSAAPDAGQVTNVSQFRDVQPSDWAYEALSRVVQTYGCLQGYPDGTYRGNRALSRYEFAAGLNACLRQIEALIAGRPPGGSGVSPADLQALQRLTEEFRTELATIGTRVDNLEGRTAFLEQRQFSTTTKLAGEAILALTDTFDDYANETVFGNRVRLDLRTSFTGRDTLHTRLAAGNLEPFNFITRDPEGNAQSFEGQQTFNISPGGNNNIKLDWLGYYFPLGASKVYLTAQGGTHSDYAATNNPYFEDYDGGNGALSTFAQHNPIYRIGGGAGGAVTLGLGSGRGGLLRPTGLTVGYLASNGNDTNFNGFLKGDYAALGQLNFNVGDRAALALTYVRGYQQQTPVLFNMGGTAGQRGLERAFSPVVGTNAFNPGFDGNGQLISNSYGLSAALRPSNNLSISGFVGKTDARVNNFNDNSVTDGDIWYYGAGIALPNFGKEGNVLGIFAGVEPNLRGLSIDGVAQNLAPFNKTGYHIEGFYKYQLTDNISITPGVIYLTNPGQSDLNPDMVIGTLRTTMTF